TGTTAATCTGTTTACTTTGATAATAAATATTTAATTTTCTTCTCAACGTACCTCTATTAATACCTAAAATTAAAGCTGCTTTTGTTTGATTACCTCTTGTATATTGCATAACACTATCAAAAAGAGGTTTTTCTATTTCAGATAAAAGCATTTGATATAAATTATTTTTTTTATTTTTACATGTTATTAAAAAATAATTTTTTAAAGCAATTTCAATATAATGAATTAAAGGAGTATAGAATACTTTTTTATTAAAAATATTTGATACTATATACTTACTAGGATTTTTTCTATTATTTAGCATATATTTACTTAATTGTTTTGTACATGATAAATTCTTAATATAAAGATATATATAAAATTTTAATATTATAAACAAATACATTAATTTAATAATTATTAATTATATCGTATATAAAAAATAGATTTTATGCAACTAAATTATATTATAATTATATAAAATATACATTATTTCATATCTTCTGAATATAAAAAATTGATTAATCGCATCATATCTGTTGGTGGGTTAACTAACCAAGTTTTTTTTTTATTAATAACTGGATGAATAAAACCTAACATTCTAGAATGTAACGCAGGCCTAGAAAATTTTAAAACAAAATTATACATTTTATCCGAAATATCTAAAAAATTTAATTTTATACCTTTATAATATAGTTTATCACCAAATACAGGGTGAAAAATAGAAGACAAATGTACTCTAATTTGATGCGTTCTTCCTGTTTTTAACTGCACACGAAGATATGTATAATTTCTAAAAATTGTAATAACTTTATAATAAGTTAAAGCTGATTTTCCACCTATACCAACAGTCATCATAGTTCTACGGTAAATATTTCTTTTAATGGGGCGATCAATAAAACCATCTTGCTCAATTCGGCCAATAACAATTACATCATATTCTTTTATTACTTTTCGTTTTTTAAATAAAGAAATTAAATAGTTATATGAATCAGCAGTCTTAGCTACTACTAATAAACCTGAAGTGTTTCGATCTAATCTATGAACAATACCAGCTCTAGGTAAAGTTATACTATTTTTATAATGATAAATTAAAGCATTAAATAACGTACCTGAAATATTTCCATAACCTAAATGTACTACCAAATTAAAGGGTTTGTTAAGTACTAATATTTCAGAATCTTCAAAAATAATATCTAAAAATATATTCTCTTTTTTTATTTTAATACAATTAAAATCTTTTTTTATACAAATGGAAATTTTATCTTTAAAAAAAATTTTTTTTTTGGAGAAGTTATAACATTATTGTTTACTACGATATATCCTGATAAAATCCATTTTTTTATACACGAACGAGAAACGGAGGAAATAAGTTTTACCAATATTTTATCTAATCTATATGGTTGTAATTTTAAATCAGGAACAATAAAATTTAATTTAGTTATATTAGACATTTAATACCT
The window above is part of the Buchnera aphidicola (Cinara piceae) genome. Proteins encoded here:
- a CDS encoding helix-turn-helix domain-containing protein; the protein is MLNNRKNPSKYIVSNIFNKKVFYTPLIHYIEIALKNYFLITCKNKKNNLYQMLLSEIEKPLFDSVMQYTRGNQTKAALILGINRGTLRRKLNIYYQSKQINK
- a CDS encoding RluA family pseudouridine synthase, whose product is MFFKDKISICIKKDFNCIKIKKENIFLDIIFEDSEILVLNKPFNLVVHLGYGNISGTLFNALIYHYKNSITLPRAGIVHRLDRNTSGLLVVAKTADSYNYLISLFKKRKVIKEYDVIVIGRIEQDGFIDRPIKRNIYRRTMMTVGIGGKSALTYYKVITIFRNYTYLRVQLKTGRTHQIRVHLSSIFHPVFGDKLYYKGIKLNFLDISDKMYNFVLKFSRPALHSRMLGFIHPVINKKKTWLVNPPTDMMRLINFLYSEDMK
- a CDS encoding S4 domain-containing protein; translation: MSNITKLNFIVPDLKLQPYRLDKILVKLISSVSRSCIKKWILSGYIVVNNNVITSPKKKFFLKIKFPFV